TCTGGGTCACGTCGCCGTCTGCGGCCGAGCGCAGGTACGAGGGGTTCAGATGTAGCGTCAAATTTTGAATGATCGTCGTGCGCTCACCGGAGAGCTCCGAAGTGGACTCCCCCGGACGGGCGACTCAGTCGTGCCTCGAGCGTCGGCGGGCCCAGCGGACGTAGGCTGACCCGATGGCTGGAACGGAACGACCCACCGCGTTCGTCACCTGGGCGCACCGGGCGAGCGATTGGACGGCCGAACAGACTGACGGGTGGCAGCACACGGTCCACAGGTTCGCCAGGGCTCTCCGGGAAGCAGGCGTCGACGCCGACATCGATCTCTTCCACCAGCACGACGACGCGGTCGATTGGACCCGCTACGGAACCCTGGCGATCGAGCACGCGGACACGACCATCATCGCGATCTCACGCGCCTGGCGGGAACGCTGGGAAGGTAGCAACGCGCCCACCGAGGGCGCCGGCGCCGCGCGGGAAGCCGACGCCCTGCACGGCCGGTTCGACGCGGATCAGCAGCGTTTTCAAAAAACGGTGAAGATGGTGGTGCTGCCCGGCGCCGACGACCAGGACATCCCCGCCGACCTGCGGCGCGTCCGGAATTTGTCAAGGTGGGTGAGACCAGTGGGTGTTAGGCGGCTTCGGTTTTGGTCTCCTGGCTGGTGTCGTCGGTGGGTCGGTTGATCCAGACGGTGTCGGGGAGATCGAGCACCTTCGGCGCCGTGGTGATGCCACCGAACCGGTGCGGGTGCCTGGCCCGGGCTTCGGTGAGCACGGCGCGCCGGTCGGCGGCTTTGGCGGTTGCCAGGCCGAAGTGGACGTCGGCGGGGGTGTGCAGGCCGATGCCGGTGTGTCGATGTTCGTGGTTGTACCACTGGGCGAACTCGTCCATGAATTTCCTTGCCTCCGACAGTGACCCGAAGCGTTCGGGGAATTCCGGACCGTATTTCAAGGTCTTGAACAGTGATTCCGAGTACGGGTTGTCGTTGGACACCCGAGGCCGCGAGTGTGACCGTGTGACCTCGAGGTCGGCGAGCAAGACGGCGACNGTTTTGCTGGTCATCGACGTGCCCCGGTCGGCGTGCACGACCTGCGGGACGCCGTGGACGGTGAAGATCTGTTCCATCAGTTCTTTCGCCAGGACACCGGATTCGTGGGCGTGGACATGGACGCCGACGATGAACCGGGAGTAGATATCGATCATCACGTACGCGTCGAAGTAGGTGCCTTTCACCGGGCCCGCCAGCTTGGTGATGTCCCACGAATACACCTGACGCGGTGCGGTCGCGACCAGTTCCGGACAGGCCTTCGCTGGGTGACGCGCCAGCCGGCGGCGTTCCTTGACCTGCTTGTTCTCCGCCAGCACCCGGTACATCGTGGACACCGAGCACACGTAGACGCCCTCGTCGAGCAGCTGGGCATAGATCTGCAACGGCGCCAGGTCCACAAATCGTTCGCTGGTGAGCACCTGGAGTATCCGCAGGCGTTCGGAAACGGTCAGTTTGTTGACCGGTTCCGGCGCCGGATGCGCCATGACCGCCGGCGTGGCCGCGGCGGCGGTCTTGCCGTGCCGGATCGCCGTTGAGCGCGCCAGCCCGGTCAGCCAGGCGGCTTGCCTCGTGGGCACACCATCGGCGGTCATGGACGCGTAGGCGTGGGTCAGCGCTTCTTGCGCTTCTCGTCGGAATCCGCTCTCTCGGAGAGACCTTCCAAGAGAGCGTGCGCTTTTCCCATGATGTCCAGGGCCGTCTCGGTGGTGTTCAGCCGTTTGCTCAAACGGGCGTTCTCCCGCGTGAGCCGCGCGATCTCAGCCTGCTCCGCGGACAGTCTGCCGACCTTCTCGCCGGGCTTTTTGCCCGCCAGCACGCCGGCATCGCGCTGCTTGCGCCACTCGCTGATCAACGACGAGTACAGGCCTTCCCGCCGCAGGTATCCGCCGCCGTCGCCCTGCTCACACGCCGCCTCGTAGGCGTCCAGATGGGCGAGCTTCTCCGACGCGGTGAACGTGCGTCGCCGTGGCCCGTCGCTGCGCGGGTGCTGGGAATCCATCCGCTCATTGTCGCCCTCGACTACCGGGGACATGGTCTTGCGGGTCATGTCAGTCGATCCGTATCTCGCCCTGCATCAGGCCGGGTTGCTGTGAACCAGTGGACTCAACTCACCCTGACACGCAGGGGTCACGCGCTACTACATCACTGACTTCACGCGGGACGGCATGGAAGACCTCTTGCGCACGCTCTACGGAAGCCCGCGATACGTCATGCCGCCGTTGGGCCCGGTCCCGGACCTGCCACCGGAGCTGCCCGCGGAACCACAGTTCGAAGTCGAACCGGATGTCGGGTGGCGCGGGCTGAGGGTCCCGGTCCAGCCGGTCGACACGGCGCTCGACACGGTCCCCGACCGCCTCGGCGGACCGGTCCTCGAACTGCAGCTCCACCCGCCTGTTCCGGTCCCGAACCTGCCGATGGCCGGCCTCCGTGAACTCGTGAGCGATCTCGAGCGCATCCTCAGCGCGGCTCTCCCATCCCTTAGGCCGTTGGGCAGCCGGTCCCAAGACGAGTGGCAAGTCAGCAAAGCGGTCGAAGGCGATGTCGCATCCGTTCGATCTGAGCCTCTGCTTCGCAGCGCGGGGCTCGGCGTGTCGCCGGACTTCCCGCTGTACATCGATGTCCATCGTAATCGGACCGTCGTCATCGCCATGCGGTTGCGTCGCGACGCGATCAGCGCGAAGGTCGACGACGCCTCCTTGCAGCGCATCGCCGAGGAACTGATCTCCACCGCGAGCGGCCTAAAGGTTCTCGCGGATGATGTCGTCCCCTTGCTCAGGCTCGGCCCGCTGGATTCGGTTTCGCCCGGCGATCCCGGCACCCTGCAAGACGGATCATCTAGTGCGACGTTCCCGTGGATGCACGGCGGGAAGGCGAAGACCACTGGTACGGACAGCATCCCGCTCGGCTATCTCCGGGCGCATGTTGCCGAAGTCACCACGGAACTCGTCGCGCAGCTGGTCGCCGACCTGCCGGGATACGGGCGTCCGTAACACCGGCCGCCGGCAGAGAGACTCTGGTGGGAGCAACGCACACCCGTCGATTCCTCGGATGCCGGAAAGACGGGGGAGGACGTGTGCTGCCGCGGTAGTGGTAGTGCCGGTAGCGGCGGACTGACCGCCTGGCTGCTGACCGACACCTCCGCACCGACGCAGAACCTCGCGAGCGGTTCGTTCCGGGACACCGGAAGCGGAGTGAGCGTCTCGGACGACGCGCCGCAATCGATAAAAGGCGATCCCCGACGACAAGGTCGCGAAGCCGTTCTTCACGGAAACGGAGTCGCCCCACCGGCACATCAACATCACGAAGGTGGGCCCGAGTAAATGACCGCCCTCGCGGACGTCGCTACTGCGCCTACCGTCTCAGAACGTCCGGAGCCGTTGATCTGCTGATCTTGATCGGTCCTCCACTTCCGGAGAATCCGACGGCCGTAGTTGTGCGTTCCGACCACTCGATCCAGCTCCGCGCCCGTCGGCGTACGGCCGCGGGCCCGCTCGCCGACGTAGTACTCCCACATGCGTTGCTCCGCGGTCGGGGCCGAACCGTCCGAGACGTCTGCGAGTCGCAGTCTCGGCGGCGTCTCGGCGGCAGGCTGCTGCTCGGTCTCGTTGTGGGCCTCCCGGCGATGGCGAAGGGCGCGGTTGAGTAGTTCCACGGCCAGGAGAAGCGCCAGGGGTGGGCTGGCGGCGACGATGACGCCGAGAACGGTCTGGTTGTCGGTCGAGCCGATGTTCGCGCACAGCGAGAGCGAGATCCCGAACCCGAACGCCGTCCACGCGATACGACGGCCCGAGTCTCGCCCGGCCGTCCAAAGCTCCACCGTCGCGATCGTGAGTAGCCCGTCGACGATCAGCGGCCAGATCGCCGCCGTCGTGGAGTCGGCGCCGAAGCGAAGAGCGAACGTGCGGCCGTGCCGGTAGGACGCATACGCCGCGCCGAGGGCCACCAGGGCGGTGCAGGCACATTGGACAACCAGTGACAGCTGCCATCGCTGGGGTCGGGTCATGACGCACCTCCGGGGGCAGGCCTGTGAGCGAGGGGGTGGGGTTCGCCGGTCAGCGCGGCCAAGGCGGTGGCCACGTCGTGGAGCGAGGCTTTGACATAGGTCACCGTCGCGCTGTCCCCCGCATCCGAATGCCCCGCGTAGGCGTGCGCAACGCCGTAACCGAAGCGGCGCTCGACCCAGGTCAGGGTGGTGTGGCGGAGCCAGTGGGTGGAGATGTTCTGCGTGTGCACCGACGGGACGTGCCGGCCGATCCGCTCCCACAGGTAGTCGTAGCGCCGTTTGGTGATCGGCTCGCCCGTGCGGTACCGCAGCAAGGGCCCGTCGGGGTGGGTTGCCCCGCGCTCGTCGGCGTGCGAGACCAGCAGTCTCATCAACGTCGGCGACACCGGCTGGAACCGGCTCGTGCCGTCCTTTTCCCGCAGGTAGACGAGACACTGGGTCTGCTCCAGGTCTCGCCGCCGCAAACCCAGTGCTCCCCCACGCCGGCACGCAGTCTCGGTGTGCAGCCGCAGCAGGAGCGTGTCGAGATACGGGTCGTCTCCCGTCTCGGCCGCCGCAGCGTTGATCTCGATCAGCTCATGGTCAGCGAGCGCCCGCCGGGGCGAGGGCAACCGGCGGGGTTTGGCGACCTTCAGGGCCGGGTTCTCCGCCTCGGTCAGGATCCGGTCGGCGACCGCATGCCGGTACAGACAGCGAACCGCGGCAATGAAGTTCTCCGCCGCGTTCCGCCCACCGCGCGAGTTCCGCCGCACCACCGCCTGCGCCCGCGACTCCTCGGCCAGCTGCTTGATCTCCGACGGCGACGGCTCATCCAGCCGCCGACTCCCCCACACCGCCTCCAGCCGACGCCAGTACGACGAGTACGAGCGTGCCGTCGCCGCCGACACCGCACGAGCGACCACCGGGATGTACTCGGTGAACGTCGGGACCTGGGGGCGCTCCACCGGTTCGGTGAGCAGGTCGGCGGGAGCGATGCCCATCTTCGAGAGCAACAGCCGGGCCGCGTCCAGTTCCATCTGGCTACTGGTCATCGGAACCACCTCCGGTCAGGGAGGCGTGGTAGCCGAGAATCATCTGGTCCAGGGCCGACAGCGGGTGCACGACCAGAACGCCGTGCTCCGGGTCAGCGACCAGCAGGACGTCATCGCCGGGAGTCACGCCGCACAGGCGGCGGAGTGCGACCGGCAGCACCACCGTCCGGCGCGTGCCCAACCGGAACACCCCACCGGGGTCGGGCTTCATCACCACCGATGTCGCCACACCGGTCGCAGCCAGCCGCACCGACGCCGGCCAGCCCAACAACCTCAGCAAAGGCCGCACGCACACCCGGCCGGAGGCGTCGATGCGGGCGATCGCGTACGCCAGACCACACCGAACACGACCAGGCGGTGGCGTCGGCAACGGCAGCGGGACCGCGATCGGAGCCAGCGGTGCCAGCAGCCCATCGACGCTCGCCCCAGGGATGACCGGAGCTACGAGAGCGCTCACGCCGACCACCTCGATCGGGTGACACGAGGCTGGAACGCAAGATGCCGACCACCAAAACCGGTGATCGGCGTGCTGTGAGAGGATCGGTGAAAGTTCACCACTTTTGGTGTCCGAGGACGATCTTGCTCACTATCTACACGCCTGCAACTCCTAGCTTGACCTGCAGGTTCCCACGAGTTGGGCCCGAAGCCACCACGCGCCTCATGGGGTAATTGAGTGTCCGAAAAAACGATCTTGCACTTTGACCACAACGCTTTCGCCGCGAGCACGTTTCAGCAGGTCAGAGCCACATTGCCCTGTTGCCGCCTGGAATTCGGACCTGTCCGTGGCCACACATCGAAGACCATTCGTATGGGCAGCAACCGGCTCTGTCGTGACGCGAATGCATGGTTAACACACAGTGTCTGCCTGTGCTCCGTGAGGGTGGTGCTGCAGAGGAAGCCACTGGAGTGACGCTGGCGGGCGACACACTGAAGTGCATGGTGCGAGAAGCGGACAAGGGCGGTTCGGATTGCGTACCGCGGCAGTTGCCCTCGACGGTTCGGGATTTCACCGGCCGGGCCGACTACCTTGCAGCCTTGGACGCGCTGATCTCGGAAGGAGACGACGCGGCGCCGTCGGGGGCGGTAGTGATCTCGGCAGTAGACGGAACCGCTGGGATCGGCAAGACGACTTTGGCGGTGTACTGGGCACACCGGACGCAACATCATTTTCCGGACGGAACCCTATACGCCAATCTGCGCGGCTACGGCCCGGGTGAACTCGCTACCCCCGGTGAGGTCTTGGGCGGATTCCTCAGCGCATTGGGGGTTCCGGCCGAACGAATGCCGCCAAGCATTGAGGCGCAGGCCGGGCTGTATCGGTCGTTGCTTGCGGAGCGACGGGTCTTGGTTGTGCTCGACAACGCCAAGAATGCCGAGCAGGTCCGGCCATTGCTGCCGGCCTCAGCGGGCTCGGTCGTCGTGGTGACCAGCCGCGACAGCCTCACCGGGCTTGTCGTCACCGAAGGTGCGACAAGACTAACGCTCGATCTTCTCAGCCTCGACGAGGCAATGGCGTTAGTAGCGGGTATCGTCGGCACGTTGCATGCGGAGGCCGAGCCCGACGCGCTGGCGGAACTTGTCCGGCTGTGCGCCCGGCTGCCGCTGGCGTTGCGGATCGCCGCCGGACGGGTCGCCGCCGGCCCGCAAACCACCGTGGCCGAAGTGGTCAACGAACTGACCGACGATCGCTACCGGCTCGACGTACTCAGCCGCAACGGAGATGAGCGAGCGGCGGTCCGCGCAGTCTTTGATTGGTCCTACGAGCAGTTGATGCCGGTACAAGCAAGCCTGTTCCGGCGGTTGGGTCTGCATCCTGGCCCTGACTTCAGCCTCCATGCTGCTGCCGCGCTCACCGACCTTAAGCTGTCTGAAGTTCGCCAACAACTGGAGGGCCTATCCACCGCGCACCTGATTGAACCGGTAGGCGGAAGCCGATACCGATTCCATGACTTGTTACGCACCTACGCATGCGACCAGGCTCTCCGATTCGACACCAATGAAGACCGAGACTACGCCGTTGAACGCTTCCTTAACTGGTACGGCGACACCGCGTATAGATGCGATGAGCTGCTATATCCTGCCCACCCTCGGACCCCACGGACGCACAAATGTTCCAGTCATCTATCACCGGAGATCAAAGACTCAGCACAAGCGCTGGCCTGGCTTGAAGCTGAACGCGCAAACATGTTGCCCTCCCTTCAGCAGGCCGTCGACAATGAACTACATGAACAGGCCGTACATCTGGCGCAGAATAGCCGATTCCTCAGCCGGCACGGCAGATGGGTCGATGAGCTTCGAGGTGCCCGACTTGGCCTGGTTGCAGCTGAGCGCTCCGGTGATCGCGTGGCCGAAACGCGGTTTCGCAACTGGTTAGGCGAGGTATTAATTACGGCAGAAAAGTGGAATGAAGCACTAGAAAATCTTGAACATGCATTGACTCTGGCTCGGGAAATCCCCCTAAACCGCCAACTAGCCAACGCACTTAACGGCATCGGCCTACTTCGTTGCTTACAGGGGCATTTCGAAGAGGGATTGCCCTATCTTCATGAGGCATTGCCGTTGAGTCGAGGTATTGACACCGGCCGACTCGAAGCGGTGATCCAGGGTAATCTAAGCTCTGCATTTACGGGTCTCGGCCTCTACAAGCAGGCACTTGAACACGGCGAACGCGGCCTCATCTTGCGTCGCCGTGCCGGCGATCTGACTGGTGTAGTTTATGCCATGCATTGCCTGGCGCGAGCCTGGCAAGGACTAGGTCAACACCAGAAGACTATTTCGTTGTGTCGGGAGGCAATAGCTGATGGCCGAGCTGTCGACTACACTCCCCACGCAGTCGCCGAACCGCTTGACACACTCGGGATAGCGTTAAACTCAACTGGTCGCTGCGCCGATGCGGTCAAATGCTGGCGCGAAGCAGCGACCTTATTCGACGGCTACAACCGACCCCATCGCGCCGCCGAGGTTCGAGCCCGCATCAAGGCAGCCGAAGCTGCCCTCGGTAAGATCGGGCAATCGTAGACGCGGCGTGCCGCGCACGAGACCGTGCACCGATCTAGCGAACTCAACCGCTCAGTATCGGCACCCTTGCAGACTGCACGATATAACAGAGGTGTCAACCAATGCGGCAACACCACAAAACACGACGAAGATGATCGACTAATGTTTGATGACGCAAAGATCATGTGCACACGTTTTGATCAACTCCATAATGCTTTGGGTAAACCACCCTAAACTTGCGGGCCAAAAAAATTCAAGTTAGATCGCCAGGCTTTCCATGTCGATCCTCCCACGTATGAATTTTCCCGCTGCGATCCACCAGAACCGTACTCTTAAACATTCTTAACAGGCGCTCTCGAACGATCTCGGACTCTTGCGACTGGCGCCACTTTGGATAAATCAGAGCAGACTGCCACGACGGAAGCGCCCTACCGCCTAAAATTCGATTCTCGTCGTTTGCGCAAATCGTAGTAAATGAGTTTCCTGCCGCATCACCTCGACTTATCGTGAAGTCTTCACAAGAAGCGCCGATTACTGAAACATTTGTGTGGCCCAGCCATTCAAGGCTCAACTCTGCGCCAGTCGGTATATCAGGAAGACGCGTTGGGTAGGCCCACTCCGAATCTTCGTGCTGATATCGGTGCGCAACAACTACTCGCGACGCTGGCCCATTTCCAAGATTGGTTGCCATTCATCCTTTCTCTTCATCATAGAAGAATGACACAATTGGGCGCCTAGAGTCACGGGCTGCTCGGACGTTCCATCTATACCCAAAGACTAGCGAAAGAATTGATACAACCAGCGCCAGTAAGGCAATCGCCGCCGCAATCCAGGGCGCCGCAGATCCTTGCATCAAATTAGCCTCGACTCGCGGATTGACGCCAATTTGACGTCACCTAGGGGTTTCGATGGAAGCATCGAGTGTAGACGGTGCACACTACTCACTCGTCTCGATCTGTCATGAGTCGGCCGCGCAGAAGTGTACCACGACAGTAGTCCTATGCATCATCAGTAATCTTTGTCAGATGGAGAAACTCCCCTTCCGATCGAAAGCACATACGGAAGCGTACGCTTTCCCGTGACGCGCAGTATTTCAGCCGCCTGGCCCTCCAACTCCCCTTGCAGAGCCAAGGGAGAGCCCACCCCAGCAGCCCTTTTCTTTCTCGCCCCATCGTCAGCATCCCACAACTCAACCGAAAAGAGTCCGATCACGTAAATGCCGACATCCGACCTCAGGTATCGAAGATATCGATTCGCAAGCTGACTATATTGCGCAGTCCGGACAGCGTGATGCCAAGAACCTTTGATTTCAACTGGTACACGCAGCAGTGTTGCCGTCTCTTCTTTCGATATATAGCGAGATTCAATGAAAGCTTCGACGAGCAAATCTGGACGCTCGCCGGCGTCGCCTGGACCAGTAGGACGAACTACCACCTCACGATTGACCAACACACGTCGATTAGCCAGCCTCAGGGTCAACTGATTGGCAAGATAGGCAGCTAGAGTACCCTCAGGCTTGGGTCGCCACTTTAGAGGACGATGTGCTCCTCGTCGAGATACGCTGGCATTTTCATCACGCTCTCCGTCCCACAGCAGATAGTCATGACCACCCAACATTTGACCTATATCTGAAATCGCCTCAATGACAACTTCCGCAAGCTGAAATTCCGTATTAACCACTCGGCGAGACTTATCTGACAGAAGCTCTATAACTTCGTCCGACGTGAGGGTGACGACGGCGTTCGCCTGCGCTCGCTTGCGCGCTTCGAGTAGCGCGGACTGAATTCTCAAGTTGTCATTGTGCGTTACCGAGATTCGGCGAATCTGCCGGACAGCCTCTGAATCGCCTCGTTCAACCAACGCAGATAGTATAGAGTTTCTCCAGTCGTGCAGTTCATGGTCAGGCAAAGGCGCATGGACACCAAGTTTATACACCTCAGCATCCGGAGAAGCCACCGACGAGATCCAGTTGAACGCCTCATACAATCGAGTTGAGGAAAGTTCTTCAATAAACTGCTTAGATGAGTAGCTTCTCGCGCATGCCTCCGCCAACTTCCTAGCTAGGCCAGGATCAGCACGCGTTCTTGAATAGACGCGATCCCAATATACCTCGGGGTCAGTTTGCAAAAGAAGCCGGCCAGCCTCAGCCACCCAAGAGATATAGCCATCGACTCCATGCGACGAACTAAACGTCCTTTCCAGAGAGTCTATTGCGACTTCTTCTTGCGACAAAACCGCCAAACGCATAAGGGATACCCAGGCCATGGTCGCAGCGTGGCTGCCTTCCTTGGTGTACGGGACTCGCACCGGCCCCTCAGTGACGACTACTTCGTCCTCGACAGGGACACCGACAAACGTCCCGATTTCTGTTCCATCCCAGCCCTTCATCACCTCGCGAATTTCATCCGACAAAGAGATCAAAGAAGTGGCTGTATCCGCACTCAATGCCGGACATAAGCTCTTAAGCCCCAATGGTGCGTCACCCCTGGTTAGACAAGTGCGCACATACTGGATTATTGCAACCCTAGTTTCTTCACCGGCATGTTGCGCGCAATGCCGCAGCAAGTCAAAAGAGATCGGGCTTTTCTCGATATCATCCAAGAACCGAACGTGATCAATTATTGCACCCACCCACGACCGCCAGCGTTCAACAGCGACACTTCCGAGGAGGCCCTTCGAGGCGAGAAAATGAGCCGACAGATACCCTGCCACTGCACGTCGATCGGTACTTCGAGTTCCTAGCCAACTTTCGCGCACATCAGATTTCGACGAAAGATACCCAATACATGCTAAGATCATTTTTTCTTCAAACTCGACCGGCTCCCAGAGGTTCGTGCCGGGAAATTCGCGAAGATCACTCTTGTTCATCAACTCATATACGAACCGGCCAGTTGAGGGGTCTACACCAAGCTGGTAGATAAACTTCCAGAACTGATCCAGTTCCCCGGACGCTGCATCGTTAAGCAACCGACGTTGGCCTTCAGCAAATTTTTCGGCGTGCTCCCATGCAGTCTTCTTGACTCGACTCATTCGCAATGAATCAGCTAGTTGACTGTCAATTCTGATTCCTTCATAGAACCACTTCAGATGCTCCCACTCGGGCGTTTCCCGGCGCGTGTAGCCCAGCTCGAAAGTCTCCATGTCAAACATTTCTACAACGCTGCAGTATAGTTGCCCCAATGCTTGAGCAAGCTCGACACTTCCCTCACCTCTAAGCGTGTCAACTCGTTGTAGTCCGCGTCTAAAGTCGCGGCCGTCCACGAGGCGCGCCCGACCGGCCCGCTGCAAATTCTCTGGCACATCCTCCACGCGGTATCCCAAAATGGGATTATCTGCCTCCCAGTCTAGTGCAATCATCAGTGCATCGCTGCGATTAAAAACTCCAGATCGGGTCAATCGTTCGCGCACTAGATGCTCCGCCAGTGCGTAGCGAAGCGTGCGCACACTAATTGGTTCCAGAGATTCCTGATCGACCAGGTCAATCGCCATAGGCATATTTACCTGATCGTCCGCCATGAGTCGATTTATGAGTATCGGCGCAAGTTGCGATAGATAATCCAACGCGTTGGGCGACCGCAAGGTTCGGTCAACAACTGCATCTATGAGTTCGATCGACAAGTCTGCTACAGCAACTTGAAATGTGACTGGCTCTATCGGTTCCGAATCGAATTCAGCAAACTGATCTACATCGATAATCTTAGCGCCACCTTCAATAGCATCGTTGATATGCGCCAGCAACGAAGTGATATCCTCCTCGCGCAAGAGACGTGGGAACTTATTTACCTCCCATCTGTATAGAGTTCGCGAGGAGTCACTCGACCATGAGATATGTGGTAGCACATCCGCTAACGCCAGCTCGTTCGGCCAGAGCAAGGAGAAAATAGTTCCCATGAGCTCGCGTTCGGCGATGTCGCCGCTAGCAACGTTCAAGCTTGAAAGAATCTCTTTGAGCCGCGGAGCAGCGACGGTTGATGAGGCTTCGTACGCTGCACTAGCGGCACGTTGCCTTAACCCAGCTGGCCAACCTGGTTGATCCACGATTTTGAGTAGGTCTTCCGCCAAGGCGGGTACCACAGAATCCCGGGCGAGCCGAATTGCAAGTCGTGCCCGGGCGAACTCCGACCACTCAGCAGATGGATTACTTGCCGCATGCTGAAGAACCGGCCTCAACTGATCAGCAAGTCCCGGGTAGTATAGCTGCCACCGCGTCGAGAACCATAAATTACCGGTCAGCTCGACTTCTGCCGCGCGATCGAGTAGCTCCGCCACTAAGACTTGACGAGTACGAGGACTATTGATATATCCACTATGAGCTATTATCCCTTGCGGATCAGTCCTCCCCAGCCACAAGGTTTCTGCTGGCGCACACTCAAGCAACCAGGCCGCCGTCTCACGAAGATGGATTGGAATACTGGCCGATTCTTCATCGGGAGCAGCAACTAAAAACACGCCTCCCAATTGCTTCTTCATATTGCCAAAGTCGTCATGTGACCTATTTGCTAGGTAGCAGGCTGCCAAGTACGCAGCGATGGAAGAATGCACGAATGCAACTCGATCCTTTCCGGCAGAAGTAAAGAGCCCAGTTGCAAGGGATTCAGCCACCAACGTTGCAGTTACCTGAAATTCGCCGCCGCCGGCAATCTCGACTCCACCAGAAATACTCCCTTCCGCTACGTCGAACTGACCAGCCTCGGACGCGGCTCCTCGAAAAATTGTTCGTTGGCCGGCTAGTACTACACGAGCGGCAGCCCTGCTGGCTATTATTACCCGCTGCTCCGCCGTGGAGCCGAGTGGCCCACGGCTTTCACGATCGCGACCATGCTCGTCAGCAAGGCGGAGCACGCTTCTCTTGAACA
This window of the Amycolatopsis balhimycina FH 1894 genome carries:
- a CDS encoding IS3 family transposase (programmed frameshift), with product MDSQHPRSDGPRRRTFTASEKLAHLDAYEAACEQGDGGGYLRREGLYSSLISEWRKQRDAGVLAGKKPGEKVGRLSAEQAEIARLTRENARLSKRLNTTETALDIMGKAHALLEGLSERADFRREAQEALTHAYASMTADGVPTRQAAWLTGLARSTAIRHGKTAAAATPAVMAHPAPEPVNKLTVSERLRILQVLTSERFVDLAPLQIYAQLLDEGVYVCSVSTMYRVLAENKQVKERRRLARHPAKACPELVATAPRQVYSWDITKLAGPVKGTYFDAYVMIDIYSRFIVGVHVHAHESGVLAKELMEQIFTVHGVPQVVHADRGTSMTSKTVAVLLADLEVTRSHSRPRVSNDNPYSESLFKTLKYGPEFPERFGSLSEARKFMDEFAQWYNHEHRHTGIGLHTPADVHFGLATAKAADRRAVLTEARARHPHRFGGITTAPKVLDLPDTVWINRPTDDTSQETKTEAA
- a CDS encoding DUF2637 domain-containing protein, coding for MTRPQRWQLSLVVQCACTALVALGAAYASYRHGRTFALRFGADSTTAAIWPLIVDGLLTIATVELWTAGRDSGRRIAWTAFGFGISLSLCANIGSTDNQTVLGVIVAASPPLALLLAVELLNRALRHRREAHNETEQQPAAETPPRLRLADVSDGSAPTAEQRMWEYYVGERARGRTPTGAELDRVVGTHNYGRRILRKWRTDQDQQINGSGRSETVGAVATSARAVIYSGPPS
- a CDS encoding tyrosine-type recombinase/integrase codes for the protein MTSSQMELDAARLLLSKMGIAPADLLTEPVERPQVPTFTEYIPVVARAVSAATARSYSSYWRRLEAVWGSRRLDEPSPSEIKQLAEESRAQAVVRRNSRGGRNAAENFIAAVRCLYRHAVADRILTEAENPALKVAKPRRLPSPRRALADHELIEINAAAAETGDDPYLDTLLLRLHTETACRRGGALGLRRRDLEQTQCLVYLREKDGTSRFQPVSPTLMRLLVSHADERGATHPDGPLLRYRTGEPITKRRYDYLWERIGRHVPSVHTQNISTHWLRHTTLTWVERRFGYGVAHAYAGHSDAGDSATVTYVKASLHDVATALAALTGEPHPLAHRPAPGGAS
- a CDS encoding AbrB/MazE/SpoVT family DNA-binding domain-containing protein, with protein sequence MSALVAPVIPGASVDGLLAPLAPIAVPLPLPTPPPGRVRCGLAYAIARIDASGRVCVRPLLRLLGWPASVRLAATGVATSVVMKPDPGGVFRLGTRRTVVLPVALRRLCGVTPGDDVLLVADPEHGVLVVHPLSALDQMILGYHASLTGGGSDDQ
- a CDS encoding ATP-binding protein, translating into MTLAGDTLKCMVREADKGGSDCVPRQLPSTVRDFTGRADYLAALDALISEGDDAAPSGAVVISAVDGTAGIGKTTLAVYWAHRTQHHFPDGTLYANLRGYGPGELATPGEVLGGFLSALGVPAERMPPSIEAQAGLYRSLLAERRVLVVLDNAKNAEQVRPLLPASAGSVVVVTSRDSLTGLVVTEGATRLTLDLLSLDEAMALVAGIVGTLHAEAEPDALAELVRLCARLPLALRIAAGRVAAGPQTTVAEVVNELTDDRYRLDVLSRNGDERAAVRAVFDWSYEQLMPVQASLFRRLGLHPGPDFSLHAAAALTDLKLSEVRQQLEGLSTAHLIEPVGGSRYRFHDLLRTYACDQALRFDTNEDRDYAVERFLNWYGDTAYRCDELLYPAHPRTPRTHKCSSHLSPEIKDSAQALAWLEAERANMLPSLQQAVDNELHEQAVHLAQNSRFLSRHGRWVDELRGARLGLVAAERSGDRVAETRFRNWLGEVLITAEKWNEALENLEHALTLAREIPLNRQLANALNGIGLLRCLQGHFEEGLPYLHEALPLSRGIDTGRLEAVIQGNLSSAFTGLGLYKQALEHGERGLILRRRAGDLTGVVYAMHCLARAWQGLGQHQKTISLCREAIADGRAVDYTPHAVAEPLDTLGIALNSTGRCADAVKCWREAATLFDGYNRPHRAAEVRARIKAAEAALGKIGQS